From the Quercus lobata isolate SW786 chromosome 6, ValleyOak3.0 Primary Assembly, whole genome shotgun sequence genome, one window contains:
- the LOC115949694 gene encoding serine/threonine-protein phosphatase 7 long form homolog: MDKSGDRVHLMWVQQLEDLHNPRRYSWGSACLAWLYRELCKASEDTSQIGGCLLLLQYWAWARFPYLCPTVERGPPVGAYGPPVRGPLSLKWLWVPNKKNRPAHIFRDRYREQLASMLPDQVVWQPYEAHFDDLPPWCVAGRAVWTATVPLVCFHLVEKHTPDRVVRQFGMIQEIPRAVNTDRVLHGIDLRGKIGVNWMQKHAAHILEWGNRFDRRCEAVLGDMPPEHEYHDWFKRVTRRFIDRPGAIVTLLIEGYVRLLRRHPVGTEDHNDITEVLTAVQAMTRVQPPIPEAPIEEAAMPTGPSTSTAPAGCQSRPPVATPQLLPTPDPSASTPHASASPTIPSSTPHPSLTVIIPSPNPHSAPTATIPSPSPYPAPTPTIPSPNPHPAPTPTIPSPAHHPSPCPTIPPPTPLPCSGSDVCPPTPQSFLQLSPIPSFDLG, translated from the exons ATGGACAAATCCGGCGATAGGGTGCATCTAATGTGGGTGCAGCAGTTGGAAGACCTTCACAATCCACGGAGGTACAGTTGGGGAAGTGCTTGCCTTGCATGGTTGTATCGAGAGCTATGCAAGGCAAGCGAGGACACCAGTCAGATTGGTGGGTGCTTGCTGTTGCTCCAGTACTGGGCATGGGCCAGGTTCCCCTATTTGTGCCCGACAGTTGAGCGAGGCCCGCCAGTGGGTGCTTACGGTCCTCCAGTACGTGGTCCACTATCCCTGAA GTGGTTGTGggtcccaaacaagaaaaataggcCCGCCCACATCTTCAGGGACAGGTATCGCGAGCAACTAGCTTCCATGTTGCCAGACCAG GTGGTGTGGCAGCCATATGAAGCTCATTTTGACGACCTCCCGCCCTGGTGTGTTGCAGGGAGGGCCGTATGGACGGCAACGGTGCCGCTTGTATGTTTCCACCTAGTAGAGAAACATACACCGGATCGTGTTGTTCGTCAATTCGGGATGATCCAAGAAATTCCCCGCGCTGTTAACACTGACAGAGTGCTTCATGGCATTGATTTGAGGGGGAAGATCGGTGTTAATTGGATGCAGAAGCATGCTGCGCATATCCTTGAGTGGGGTAATCGCTTTGATCGGCGTTGTGAAGCTGTGCTTGGTGATATGCCTCCAGAGCACGAGTACCATGACTGGTTCAAAAGGGTGACTCGGAGGTTCATCGATAGGCCTGGTGCTATAGTGACTCTACTG ATTGAAGGATACGTCCGTTTATTGAGGCGTCATCCAGTGGGCACGGAGGACCACAACGACATTACTGAGGTTCTGACGGCAGTACAGGCGATGACACGTGTCCAACCTCCTATCCCTGAGGCCCCGATTGAGGAGGCAGCTATGCCTACCGGCCCAAGCACGAGCACAGCTCCGGCCGGATGTCAATCCCGTCCGCCTGTTGCTACCCCTCAGCTTCTCCCTACCCCCGATCCCTCTGCATCCACCCCACATGCATCCGCCagccccaccatcccttcaTCCACCCCACATCCATCCCTTACCGTCATCATCCCTTCACCCAACCCACATTCAGCTCCTACTgccaccatcccttcacctaGCCCATATCCAGCCCCTAcgcccaccatcccttcacctaACCCACATCCAGCCCCTAcgcccaccatcccttcacccgCCCACCATCCGTCTCCTTGCCCCACCATCCCTCCACCCACCCCACTTCCTTGTTCTGGGTCTGACGTCTGTCCACCCACCCCACAGTCATTTCTTCAGCTGTCACCGATTCCATCCTTTGACCTGG GCTGA